From Gordonia crocea, the proteins below share one genomic window:
- a CDS encoding MFS transporter, which produces METFRQQPRAVWVTAFAAVIAFMGIGLVDPILSTIAEALNAPESKLTLLFGVYLGIQVLAMLITGWSASRFGPKRTLTVGLVLIVVAAGLSAFGSNIDQLIALRVLWGLGNALFMATALAFIVGQARGGQRGAILLYEAALGIGLAVGPLVGALLGTISWKAPFAGTALLMLAGAILCAWMLPSDGPRTNRIPVAISDPIKALRNRTLLVTGIGSAFYTGALFTVVAWAPLALSTANKANGHGAVGPIGTGLVFFGWGLLTAVSGVFLGSRLADRFGQKEGVIGAIIVYAAVMAVAAYGAMTHSVLLIGLAVVLSGIPSGVLNTLFTSVAMSSGDPATPRSVASAGYSFLRWLGGAASAILVAHLASWFGAPAPFWFAAAYCLVAVGAVSLVRNDATDHQPVPEDAALIGTEEM; this is translated from the coding sequence ATGGAGACCTTCCGCCAGCAGCCCCGCGCGGTGTGGGTGACCGCCTTCGCCGCCGTCATCGCCTTCATGGGCATCGGCCTGGTCGACCCGATCCTCAGCACCATCGCCGAGGCCCTGAACGCCCCCGAATCGAAACTCACCCTGCTCTTCGGCGTCTACCTCGGCATCCAGGTGCTCGCCATGCTGATCACCGGGTGGTCGGCCTCCCGGTTCGGCCCCAAGCGCACCCTGACCGTCGGATTGGTCCTCATCGTCGTGGCCGCCGGCCTCAGCGCCTTCGGCTCGAACATCGACCAGCTCATCGCCCTGCGCGTGCTGTGGGGCTTGGGCAACGCGCTGTTCATGGCCACCGCCCTGGCGTTCATCGTCGGCCAGGCCCGCGGCGGGCAGCGCGGCGCCATCCTCCTGTACGAGGCGGCGCTGGGCATCGGCCTGGCCGTCGGCCCCCTCGTCGGCGCGCTGCTGGGCACCATCTCCTGGAAGGCTCCGTTCGCCGGCACCGCCCTGCTGATGCTGGCCGGCGCCATCCTGTGCGCCTGGATGCTGCCGTCGGACGGCCCGCGCACCAACCGCATCCCAGTCGCGATCAGCGACCCGATCAAGGCCCTGCGCAACCGGACCCTGCTGGTCACCGGCATCGGATCGGCCTTCTACACCGGCGCACTGTTCACCGTCGTCGCCTGGGCACCCCTGGCGCTCTCGACCGCGAACAAGGCCAACGGACACGGTGCCGTCGGACCGATCGGCACCGGCCTGGTCTTCTTCGGCTGGGGTCTGCTGACCGCGGTCTCGGGCGTCTTCCTCGGCTCGCGCCTCGCCGATCGCTTCGGCCAGAAGGAAGGCGTCATCGGCGCCATCATCGTCTACGCCGCCGTCATGGCCGTCGCCGCGTACGGCGCGATGACGCACTCGGTCCTGCTCATCGGCCTGGCCGTGGTCCTGTCCGGCATCCCCTCGGGTGTGTTGAACACGCTGTTCACCAGCGTCGCAATGTCCAGCGGCGACCCGGCCACCCCGCGCTCGGTGGCCAGTGCCGGCTACAGCTTCCTGCGCTGGTTGGGCGGTGCCGCCTCGGCGATCCTCGTCGCCCACCTCGCCTCGTGGTTCGGCGCCCCGGCCCCGTTCTGGTTCGCCGCGGCCTACTGCCTCGTCGCCGTCGGCGCGGTGTCACTGGTCCGCAACGACGCCACCGACCACCAGCCGGTGCCCGAGGATGCGGCCCTCATCGGCACCGAGGAGATGTAA